The nucleotide sequence TATACCACAGGAGTTAAACAAATGGAATTAGCAAGTAGCAGAGAATTGACGATTACAGCAGATGCTTTAAAATATGCCAAAATAATTTCGGCAAAAATTGAGAACATAACCCAAAGAAAACGAGCTTTCGCTTCTATTGTCGCATTAGACGCTTTCGCTGATTTTATGCTTACTCAAGATATTGAAGTCAGCATTACAAAAAATTTATTCAAAATAGCACCTGTAAACGAAGAATTTGAAATCTCCGACGTCTACTTCAACAACTGGAAATTAGACATAAGAATAATCTCCGATAACAAATATCTTTCTATTCCAAAATCTCATTTCAACTATGACATAGTGGCTGATTTTTATATCGCAATAAATGTTGATAAAAGCCTAAAAAAAGCCGAACTCATTGGCTTTACTTCAAAAAACAATATTTCAAAAGCAATTGAATCAGGTGACTATTTCATCATGGACACAGATGCTCTTGAATCATTCGATAGTTTGCTCGAACAAATAAAAGAACCTAAACCTGTTGATTTGGTAGATGAAGACCACGAACAGTTCAGAGAAATGTTTTTATCATATTTAGATGAAGAAATCCCTTACATAAGCAAAAAGAAAATGATTAAACATCTTATTGATTGTGCTGAATGCAGAGCTGATTTTGTCGAATTTTATGACTTTGAATCAATCGTCACAAACAGCAAAGATTATCCTGAAATATTAGAAGACAAAACTCTCGGCTTTATCGGGGCAACAATTACAGAAGAACCGCAATATGAAGGCAAAGAAGAAATTATAAACATTATTGAGCCTAAAACTGAAGAACAAGATGACGAAAATGACGATATCTTAGATGAGCTTTTTGATGACGATGACAACCTAGCTAAAAATGAAACTACTAAAGATAATGACGAAGAAGACAAAAAATCCTCACCAATCGTTCCGATTGTGCCAATTGTAGCACCAATCATAGGAGGAGCCGCAATCGCTGCTCCGACAATTAATGCTCCTGATATAGATTTAGATTTAAGCTTTGACTCGCAAGACAAAAAAGAATCACTAAACGAAAATGAAGATTTGGAAAATCTGACTTTTGAAGATATGCTCTCATCTAACGACCTCGGAACAAGTCAAGAAGATGATAACCTTGAAATTCTAACAGAAAATAATGACATAAGCCTTGATGACCTTGATGATTTAATTGAAGATGAGCTTCAATCTACTCCTGAAAACACTACAAATACAGACACTCTGGACTTGATTGAAGACCACACTAAACCCTCTGAAATAGTTGAAGAAAATCAAAATACTGATGAAATTATTGAAGACTCACCAATCAAAGTTGAAGAAACTTCCACAGAAGAAAATGTTATAGACTTTTCACTCGATGATGACATTAAAATCGATGATGAAATGATTACTTTTGATGACGAAGCAAAAAAAGTCAACCTCTTAGAAAAAGACATCAATACAGAGGAGGTTCCATCTGATAACACCGAATCAGAAGAAGATTTAGACAATGAAATGTTTTCACTGCAAGATTTCTCAAAAGCACAAGAAAAAAACAAAGCAGAAGAAAATAACGAGCTTGGATTTGACGAAAACATCTCCAACCCGGAATTAAACGAACTTAGCGAAATTGAAGATTTCTCTATCGAAGATGACTCATCAGATGCATTCACTGATAACAAAGATTTATTTGATACCCCTTTTGAAAATATCAACGAAGATATTGAAATCACCTCTGATATTGATTTATCAACAGATGAAAATACGGATATTTCAACTTCAAATGACATATTTAAAGGAACTGAAATCAAATCCGATATAGATTTGTCAACCAATGAAGAAAATCAACAACTCTCAGATATGCCCGTAGCATCAGATGATGGTTTTGAAGAATTACCTGAAGATACAACTAAACAAAAATATCAAGAAATGTTTGAGCCGACTGATACTTCAAACATTAAACTTAATGATTTTGAAGAAATTCCGCCTGTAACACCTGAAAACTCAGGCGATTTTGAAGATTTTATAGCAGAATCAAATACCACGAACAAAAACAGCGATTCTATCGTAAACACTGAAGACAATGAAATATCACTCTCAGAACCTCAAGATAACGCTGTTGAAACAATAGATGAAGAAGAAATCGCCGCCCTTTATGATGAACAAACTCAATTCCAAGATGACAAGTCTAATTTGATTGAGATGAATGAGAAAAAAACACCTATTGATAAAAAGAAAATGATAATCTTATCCTCATGCTTAATCGGTTGTTTGGTTCTCGGCACTATACTCGGCGTCGGGAATATGATGAAATCCGGCAAAGATAAAACCGAAGCTGCAAATCTTGAAATGATGGACGACCTTAACGCACCTCCGATTAATGAAGCCCCTCAAGGTGGCAGTCATTCCCCTATGACAGCCAATGAACTTGCAAAAGCACCTATGGCAGACACACCAAGAGATGTAAACAGAGCCATGACTAACGTATTCAGCGACAACCCGTCTGCTGTTACTGTAACAAAAATATTCTGGGAAGTATCTCAAGCTATGGCGACTAATAAATCCTTTGCTGTTTACCTTCAACAAGCCGGTAAAAATATTCAAACAAACTTGAGAGCAGAACTCGTGAACTCAACAGAAACAGCCTACAACAACAAAATAAAAGTTGAAATAAAAGTTGCAAAAGATAACAAACTTAAAGAAGTTAGCGTTCTCGATTCAAGCGGTTCTGACCAAATTGATAACATTGTGTTACAAACTATTAAAGAAACTTTACCCTACATAAAAGTTCCACAACTCTCTAAAACCGAGGAAAACAAGCTATCCACACAAACAAAGGCTGCTCTTTTTAACAAAGATAACCTTTATGATTTAAAATTGGTAATAAATTTCTAATTTATGCTATTATATTGTCAGAGGATATGTTAATTGAGTGGGACAACTGTGTTACTAGTAGATGACCAAAGACAACTTATAGAAAAAATTGTTAAGGCTAATCCGAAGTTTAACGGCAATGAGGATTTGCTTGAAGATTTTTGCAATGAAGCTTTTCAAAAAACTTATATTGTTTTTAACTCAGGCTCTAATATCCAAAAAATTGAAAGCTATGTTTCAAAAGTAGTTAATACTTCTATTTTGTCTGTATTAAAAAATATGGGCAGAGTCAGACGTTCTACAAAAAAATATGTTTCTACAGGTGAAATTCCATTAAGCCAACTAAAACATAAGCCTGATTTCTCTACAGCTTCATCAAGCTCAAATCAAGGAATTGTTTCTTTTGATTTTGCTGACCCTAAAGAAAGCGTTGAAGAAATTGTCGTAAAAAAAGACCTACTACAAAGAATTGCTGATGTCGTTTGTACATTGCATAAAGAAAACCCTCAAAAATGTTTCTTGGATATCTTTTATTTAAGATATATGAAAAATTTTAAACAAAATCAAATTTCTACAGAATTAAATCTTTCCCAGTCAGAAGTCAGCAAAAGACTCCTTGAGCTTTCTAAATTAATTAAAACTCACATAAAATAGTCTATATTGGATTTTCCTGTTATAATGATTTT is from Candidatus Gastranaerophilales bacterium and encodes:
- a CDS encoding DUF1822 family protein: MELASSRELTITADALKYAKIISAKIENITQRKRAFASIVALDAFADFMLTQDIEVSITKNLFKIAPVNEEFEISDVYFNNWKLDIRIISDNKYLSIPKSHFNYDIVADFYIAINVDKSLKKAELIGFTSKNNISKAIESGDYFIMDTDALESFDSLLEQIKEPKPVDLVDEDHEQFREMFLSYLDEEIPYISKKKMIKHLIDCAECRADFVEFYDFESIVTNSKDYPEILEDKTLGFIGATITEEPQYEGKEEIINIIEPKTEEQDDENDDILDELFDDDDNLAKNETTKDNDEEDKKSSPIVPIVPIVAPIIGGAAIAAPTINAPDIDLDLSFDSQDKKESLNENEDLENLTFEDMLSSNDLGTSQEDDNLEILTENNDISLDDLDDLIEDELQSTPENTTNTDTLDLIEDHTKPSEIVEENQNTDEIIEDSPIKVEETSTEENVIDFSLDDDIKIDDEMITFDDEAKKVNLLEKDINTEEVPSDNTESEEDLDNEMFSLQDFSKAQEKNKAEENNELGFDENISNPELNELSEIEDFSIEDDSSDAFTDNKDLFDTPFENINEDIEITSDIDLSTDENTDISTSNDIFKGTEIKSDIDLSTNEENQQLSDMPVASDDGFEELPEDTTKQKYQEMFEPTDTSNIKLNDFEEIPPVTPENSGDFEDFIAESNTTNKNSDSIVNTEDNEISLSEPQDNAVETIDEEEIAALYDEQTQFQDDKSNLIEMNEKKTPIDKKKMIILSSCLIGCLVLGTILGVGNMMKSGKDKTEAANLEMMDDLNAPPINEAPQGGSHSPMTANELAKAPMADTPRDVNRAMTNVFSDNPSAVTVTKIFWEVSQAMATNKSFAVYLQQAGKNIQTNLRAELVNSTETAYNNKIKVEIKVAKDNKLKEVSVLDSSGSDQIDNIVLQTIKETLPYIKVPQLSKTEENKLSTQTKAALFNKDNLYDLKLVINF